From a single Octopus sinensis linkage group LG5, ASM634580v1, whole genome shotgun sequence genomic region:
- the LOC115211752 gene encoding GATA zinc finger domain-containing protein 14-like codes for NKNNNNNNNINNKKNNNNKNNNNKNNNKNNNNNKNKNKNSKKKKKKKNNNNNNKKNKKNKNNNNNKKNNNKNNNNNNNKNNNNKNNKKNKNKNKNTNNNKSSKGNNNNNNNNNNNNNKNKDNNNNNNNNKNKKNKKNKNNKDNKNNMNNNNNNNNNNNKNKNKNNNNNNNNNTNKNNNKNKKKNNNKNNKNNNNKNNNNNNNNNNKNSQNKNKNKNNKNNNNNNNKSKNKNKNNNNNNNNKNNNKNINNNNKNNNNNENSNNKNNNNNNNMNKNNKNNNNNNNNKKNNKNNKNNKNNKNNNKNNNNNNNNN; via the exons aacaagaacaacaacaacaacaacaacatcaacaacaagaagaacaataacaacaagaacaacaacaacaagaacaacaacaagaacaacaacaacaacaagaacaagaacaaaaacagcaagaagaagaagaagaagaagaacaacaacaacaacaacaagaaaaacaagaaaaacaagaacaacaacaacaacaagaagaacaacaacaagaacaacaacaacaacaacaacaagaataacaacaacaagaacaacaagaaaaacaagaacaagaataagaacaccaacaacaacaagagcagcaagggcaacaacaacaacaacaacaacaacaacaacaataacaataagaacaaggacaacaacaacaacaacaacaacaataagaacaagaagaacaagaagaacaagaacaacaaggacaacaagaacaacatgaacaacaacaacaacaacaacaacaacaacaacaagaacaagaacaagaacaacaacaacaacaacaacaacaacaccaacaagaacaacaacaagaacaaaaagaaaaacaacaacaagaacaacaagaacaacaacaacaagaacaacaacaacaa caacaacaacaacaacaagaacagccagaacaagaataagaacaagaacaacaagaacaacaacaacaacaacaacaagagcaagaacaagaataagaacaacaacaacaacaacaacaacaaaaacaacaacaaaaatatcaacaacaacaacaagaacaacaacaacaacgagaacagcaacaacaagaacaacaacaacaacaacaacatgaacaagaacaacaagaacaacaacaacaacaacaacaacaagaaaaacaacaagaacaacaagaacaacaagaacaacaagaacaacaacaagaacaacaacaacaacaacaacaacaac